The DNA region GATGCTCTACCTGCGCCGGCGCTATGCTCAAGCCGCAGACGAGTTTGGCGCCGACCGAACCCGCACCGCCGGCGAACCACGCCAGAGCGATCGGTATGCCTACTGGCAGGCCCGCGCGCTAGCCCAGGCCGGTCAAAGCGCTCGCGCCCATGCCCTGTTGGAGATTCTTGCCGCCAGCTTGCAGACCAACTATTACCCCGAGCTGGCCCGCCAGCGGCTAGGAGCAGCCTTTCCGGTGATTGTGCCGGTACCTTTTTCTTCGCCGCCGCCGCCCGCGCAAGCCCAGTCCGCCCGCTGGCGCTACCATCTGGCGCGTGCGCGGGCCTTGAGCGCGCTGGCACTGTATCAACTGGCGGCCGGCGAGTTGCGCTACTTGGCCGAGTTGGGGCGCGACAGCCACCAAACCCAGCTTTACCTGCTGGGTCAGTTTAAGAGCGCGCAGGACTACTACGACGCCCTGGTCACTGCCAGCCGGATGGCCAAACTGGGAGCGCTCTCCGACGATGAGGCGCAACCGCTGCGCTATCCCCGGGCATACTGGCCGCTGTTCAGACAGGCCGCCGCCCGCCAGCACCTATCCTTGCTCCTGCTGCTGGCTCTCTCGCGCCAGGAAAGCCTGTTCAATCCTCGTGCTCGTTCATCGGCTGACGCTCGCGGCTTGATGCAATTAATGCCGGCGACGGCGGAGCGGGTTGCCGCTCAACTAGGGATGAGCCTCAATCTTGCCGAGCTGTTCGATCCTCAAATCAACATTCAATTGGGCAGCGCCAAGCTGCGCCAACTCTCCGACCTCTTCGACGGCGACCTGTTCAAAACGGTCGCGGCCTATAACGCTGGCGAGGACGCGGTGCAGCGCTGGGTGGCGCGCTTCAATGGTCCCGACGACGAGTGGGTGGAGAACATCGACTACAGCGAAACTCGAAACTACGTCAAACAGGTGGTGGGCGGTATGCGCCAGTATCGGATGCTCTACGGTACGTTGACGCCCTAAAGCGCACCGCACCCCACACCCCACACTCTTGCCCTTCCTCATCTTGAATCATGGGGCGGCAATGTCCATGAATCCACGAGCCGCTCGCGCATGGACGAAAATGGGCTACACCGACGCCGCGCCAAGGTGTTACTCCCACCATTCCAAAAGCTTCTCGCAAACGGACAGCGCTGGGCCAAATTCCACGGAGCGCCGGCCAGCCCGTTATCGCTCTGGGAGGCCCGGGATCGCGGTCAGTCCGACCGCGCCGATTCCAACCAACGCGCAAGCCTCGTCATTGTCACTGGTATCGCCTGAAATCCCCACTGCGCCGACGATCTCGCCTGCGCTGTCGCCGATGAGAACTCCACCGGCCGAGGGCACGATACGCCCATGGCTGGTTGCCGCCAGCGCGGTGATGAAGGTGCCCATCCGCGCCGCCCGCGCCGCCAGCTCGCGCGTTCCGAAGCCCATGCCCAAAGCTCCCCAGGCTTTGCCGGTGGCGATGTCGAAGCGCAGGATGCCGGCGCGATCCTCGCGCTTGAATACGATGTGATGGCCGCCGGCATCTAAAACCGCCACTGCCAGGGGCGCCAGATTTCGCCGCCGCGCTTCGGCCAGAGCGCTGTCCACGATCGAGTTGGCCTGAGCCAAGCTTAAAGCAGCCATTGTCACCTCCTGAAGTTACGCTACCGCTCACCTTGCGCTTCAGCCTGATGTGCGGATGGCACAAGCTTACCCGTTTAGGCGGCAGTTAACACCGCCGCAGCGACTTTATAACGCCCGCTCGCCGTTGGAGTTCCCCTTTCAGCAACTTTTTTTCAATCTCCCCTGGGGTTAATGCAGCGGGCATATGGTTTGCGTTAGGGCTGGCACCCTGAAGGGCAAGCCTAACAAGCACAAGGAGAGGCGATGTGGAACCACTGGAATCAGCCTGTGCATTAGGCAGCGCAATGCCCATTTTCGAGGCATACGGGCACCCTCAAGACATCAGCGGCGCTCACGACGAAATGTTCGATTGTCGATGGCAGCCGCGGCCGGGATATCAGGCGCTGGTAGAAAGGCTCGCGCAGATGAGCGCGAGCAGCTTGGCGGGGTTACGCGCCGAGGCCGCGCAGATGCTGCTGCAGATGGGGGTGACCTTCAATGTTTACAACGAGCAGGAGGGAGCCGAACGCATTTTTCCTTTCGACGTCATCCCGCGCATCATCGAGGCGGCGACTTGGCGTCATTTGGAGGCCGGGCTAATTCAACGGGTCAAGGCGCTCAACGCCTTTTTATCGGACATCTACGGCGAGGGACACATCCTCAAAGATGGCGTCGTGCCGCGCGATTTGGTGATGGAATCGTCCCAGTACCGGCGTGGCGCGGTGGGAATCAAACCGACGGCGGACGTGTTCTGCGCGGTCTCCGGCATCGACCTGGTGCGCGACGCCCAAGGGCGCTTTTGCGTGCTGGAGGACAACCTTCGCACCCCTTCAGGCGTCTCCTATGTAATCGAGAACCGGCTGGTTATGACCCGTCTGCTGCCCCATCTGATGCGCACCTGCAGGGTGCGTGGAGTGGAGAGTTATCCAGCCGACCTGCTGGCCACGCTGCGAGAGCTGGCGCCGGGCAACAGTTCCACTCCCACGCTGGCGCTGCTGACCCCGGGCCCGTTCAATTCCGCCTTCTTCGAGCATGTTTTTCTCTCCCAGCAGATGGGGATCGAACTGGTCGAGGGCAGCGATCTGGTCTGCGCCGATCACAAGCTGTGGATGAAGACGGTACACGGGCTCAAGCAGATCGATGTCCTGTACCGTCGCATCGACGATGACTACCTGGACCCCGTGGTTTTTCGTCCCGATTCGATGCTTGGGGTCGCCGGTTTGACCGCCGCGATTCGGGCCGGCGCGGTCACCGTGGTCAATGCGATCGGCACCGGGGTGGCCGACGACAAGGCAATTTTCGCCTACACCCCGCATATGATCTACTACTATCTTGGCGAGCAGCCGCTGCTGCCCATTGTCGAGACCTACCTGCTGCGCGAAACGGATGTGCGCCAACGGGTGCTCCGCGATCTCGATCGGTATGTGATCAAGCCCACCGGAGCTTCGGGCGGCTATGGGGTCGTAATTGGCCCGCGCGCCAGCGAGGAAGAATTGCGCGCCGCGCGAGCACGGATCGAGGCCAATCCCGCCGGCTACGTGGCCCAGCCGATGGTCGCCCTATCGGTCCATCCCACTTTGGTCGAGGGCGAGGATGGCCTCCCCATCTTGGCTGCACGTCACGTCGACCTGCGGCCGTTCGTGCTGCTGGGTGCCTGCCCGCGCCTGTTGGCTGGAGGTTTGACCCGGGTGGCGCTGCGGCCGGGTTCGCTGGTCGTCAATTCCTCGCAGGGCGGCGGCAGCAAGGATACCTGGGTGCTGGGCGAGTAACGTGCTCAAGCGCATCGCCAACCATCTGTTCTGGCTGGGACGCTACCTGGAGCGTGCCGAGTGGCGGGCCCGCTTGGTCGACGTCAACTACCATCTGTTGGTGCAGAGCCCGCAAAGCTCGGAGGGCTGGCTGCCGCTGCTGGCGATCACCGGCGATCGCGCCAGCTTTGCCAGCTATTCCGCCAGCTCCGACGAGGTTTCCGTGCTGCGCTTCTTCACCCTAGAGGAAAGCAACCCCTCCGCGATCCGCAACTGTATCGCGCTGGCGCGCGAGAACTGCCGCGCCCTGCGCAATCACATCTCCTCGGAGCTGTGGCTGGAGGTCAACACCCTATATCTGGATTCGCGCAACTGGGAGTCCGCGGCTTTCCAGGAGCCGGGGGTGTACGCGTTCTTCTTCGACCTGCGCCAGCGCTTCTATCGCCTGTCGGGGGTGGTGGAAAACACGCTGCCGCGCGACCTTGGGTTTGATTTCCTGCTCGTGGGCCGCAGCCTGGAGGCGGCCGAAGACGTCACCCGGCTGCTCGACGTGAAATACCATTTTCTTCTGCCCCGGGTGGAAGATGTGGGTACGGCGCTGGATCTGGGGCAATGGGCGGCGCTGTTGCGCAGTGCTTCGGCCCTGGAGGCCTACCGGGCCACCTACGGCAACGCCATCGGGATCGAACAGGTGGTGGAGTTTCTCCTGTTCGATCCCGCCTTCCCCCGCGCCGCCCGTTTCAGCCTAAAGCGCTTGCTCGCTGCTTTGGAACGAATTGCGGCCGCGGCGCCCACGCCTCGGCCAGTCCCAGTGAGCCCCACCGCAATCGCTTTGGTAGAGCGACTCAGCCGCGACAACGCGCGAGAGGCGATCGAGGCTGGTTTGCACGAATATCTGCTCAGTCTGCAAGCTGATTGCGCGCGCGTAGGTGATGAGGTCTTTGCCGCCTATCTGAAGACTGAGTGAGGGCGATGCGATTTTTGATTCGTCACCTGACGCGCTTCGAGTATGACCAGCCGGCTTACGAGTCGCACAACGAAGTGCGCCTCAAGCCGCGGCCCAGTCGCAGCCAGCGCACCCTGGGCTTTCGCCTGGAGGTTGTCCCTTACGGCGCGGTGCTGGAATATCGCGACGCTTTCGACAACATCGTGCACGCAATTTCCGTCGATATTCCCCATCGCCGCCTGCTGGTCATCACCGATTCGCTGGTGGAGCGCTCGGCGCCCGAAAATCACTCCTCGCTTGACGATCGCGAGGAGCGCGATTACACGATGGCCGAGTTCCTGGCCGGGGACGCGATGCGCGCCCAAGAGCAGTACGACTTTCTCCAGGAAAGCCGCCTGGTGCCCTTCAGCCGCCAGCTCAAAAATCTCTTCTGGATGGTCAAGCCGGCGATGAACGAAGCGGTGGCCGATTACGCCTGTCGCATCGTGGCCTGGGTGCGCGACCAATTCGCTTACGAGCCCGGGACCACCAACGTCAACTCGGATCTCAACCACATCCTGAGCATGGGCGGCGGGGTATGCCAGGATTTTGCTCACCTGACCATTGGCTTACTGCGCTTGGCGGGAATTCCCGCCCGTTATGTTTCGGGCTATCTCGCTCCCAAGGTCGATCCCGGGCAGGGGCGTTTGCTGGGCGAGCAGGCCAGCCACGCCTGGTGCGAAGTTCTGCTCCCGGCCAGCGGCTGGACCGGCTTGGATCCCACCCACGGTTGTCCCACTACCGACCATCACATCCGGGTGGCGGTGGGGCGCGACTACGCCGATGTACCCCCGCTGCGTGGGGTATACCGCAGCGCAGGCGGCAAGCAGACGATGACGGTGGCGCTCCGGATCGAGGAAGCAGATGATTTTGATCCTCCGCCGTTCGATCCCGGTGCGATTCAGCAGTGAACTACGCTGTTCGGATCCACCTTCGCATTGGTGGGCGCTCCGAGATATGAAACGCAGGGTTTAACCAGCGCGCGTTTGAAAGATATGGCGCCTAAACGACGAGAGCCCGCCGTCGCGCCCCAGCTTTAGCACTGCGAAATTTCGGTCTGAAATTCAAATCCGAATACCGCAGCGTAAGCTTCGCGGGACGGGGAGCCAGATGTGCTTCCGGCAAATGCGCTTCCCCCTCCACCAGCACAACCGGGTTGGCTTCAGCCGGCTTGGCGATGGCTGTTGACGGAGAGTTGACGCTGGGATTCGGCCGCGCCGGCTTGCCGGCGAAAAACCAGTGCTGCCGCCAGCCCAACCAACATCAGCGCGAAGCATAACTCAGCGAACCAATCGCCCATCTCGGTATAGAGCGTGGCGGCATGGCGCCAGGTCACGGTTTCTACTTCGGTGCCGCGTGTGAACAGACGGGTACGGTCGATGATCGCACCGTCGGGTTGGATCACCGCGCTGATGCCGGTGTTGGCCACGCGCACCATCGGGGTGTGGGTTTCTACCGTGCGCAAGGCCGACATCGCCAGGAGTTGGTAGGGGGCTGAACTGTCGCCGTACCAGGCGTCGTTGGTGATGTTGACCAGGACGTCGGCGCCTGCTTTGACCGCGCGGCGCGCTAAGTCGGGGAAAATTCCCTCATAGCAGATCAACACTCCCAGCTTGGTACCCGCCACATCAAAGATGGTCTGGCGCCGGCCGGGTTCGAATTCGCCCAATCCAACCACGATCTTGTTGACGAAATAGCCGAAGAAACGGCGACCGGGGACATACTCGGCGAAGGGCGCCAAGTCGATCTTGTCGTAGTAATCGACAATTTGTCCCTGGCCGGAGATAAGGTAGGCACGATTGTAAGAGTTGACCTGGTGATCGGTGATCCCGAAAGCCGGAGCGCCGAACAGAATCGGCACGCCGAGCTGGCGCCCCAACTCCAGCAGGCGCTGACGATAG from Candidatus Binataceae bacterium includes:
- the lnt gene encoding apolipoprotein N-acyltransferase produces the protein AVLFGSFRMGQLARRKPDGSLTVAMVQGNIPQSIKWDPAFRPNSFNVYVSQSQAAARHHPDLIVWPEAAAAFYVQPTALYPPMLADDAAYRQRLLELGRQLGVPILFGAPAFGITDHQVNSYNRAYLISGQGQIVDYYDKIDLAPFAEYVPGRRFFGYFVNKIVVGLGEFEPGRRQTIFDVAGTKLGVLICYEGIFPDLARRAVKAGADVLVNITNDAWYGDSSAPYQLLAMSALRTVETHTPMVRVANTGISAVIQPDGAIIDRTRLFTRGTEVETVTWRHAATLYTEMGDWFAELCFALMLVGLAAALVFRRQAGAAESQRQLSVNSHRQAG
- a CDS encoding circularly permuted type 2 ATP-grasp protein, translating into MEPLESACALGSAMPIFEAYGHPQDISGAHDEMFDCRWQPRPGYQALVERLAQMSASSLAGLRAEAAQMLLQMGVTFNVYNEQEGAERIFPFDVIPRIIEAATWRHLEAGLIQRVKALNAFLSDIYGEGHILKDGVVPRDLVMESSQYRRGAVGIKPTADVFCAVSGIDLVRDAQGRFCVLEDNLRTPSGVSYVIENRLVMTRLLPHLMRTCRVRGVESYPADLLATLRELAPGNSSTPTLALLTPGPFNSAFFEHVFLSQQMGIELVEGSDLVCADHKLWMKTVHGLKQIDVLYRRIDDDYLDPVVFRPDSMLGVAGLTAAIRAGAVTVVNAIGTGVADDKAIFAYTPHMIYYYLGEQPLLPIVETYLLRETDVRQRVLRDLDRYVIKPTGASGGYGVVIGPRASEEELRAARARIEANPAGYVAQPMVALSVHPTLVEGEDGLPILAARHVDLRPFVLLGACPRLLAGGLTRVALRPGSLVVNSSQGGGSKDTWVLGE
- a CDS encoding heme-binding protein: MAALSLAQANSIVDSALAEARRRNLAPLAVAVLDAGGHHIVFKREDRAGILRFDIATGKAWGALGMGFGTRELAARAARMGTFITALAATSHGRIVPSAGGVLIGDSAGEIVGAVGISGDTSDNDEACALVGIGAVGLTAIPGLPER
- a CDS encoding alpha-E domain-containing protein, which gives rise to MLKRIANHLFWLGRYLERAEWRARLVDVNYHLLVQSPQSSEGWLPLLAITGDRASFASYSASSDEVSVLRFFTLEESNPSAIRNCIALARENCRALRNHISSELWLEVNTLYLDSRNWESAAFQEPGVYAFFFDLRQRFYRLSGVVENTLPRDLGFDFLLVGRSLEAAEDVTRLLDVKYHFLLPRVEDVGTALDLGQWAALLRSASALEAYRATYGNAIGIEQVVEFLLFDPAFPRAARFSLKRLLAALERIAAAAPTPRPVPVSPTAIALVERLSRDNAREAIEAGLHEYLLSLQADCARVGDEVFAAYLKTE
- a CDS encoding transglutaminase family protein, with amino-acid sequence MRFLIRHLTRFEYDQPAYESHNEVRLKPRPSRSQRTLGFRLEVVPYGAVLEYRDAFDNIVHAISVDIPHRRLLVITDSLVERSAPENHSSLDDREERDYTMAEFLAGDAMRAQEQYDFLQESRLVPFSRQLKNLFWMVKPAMNEAVADYACRIVAWVRDQFAYEPGTTNVNSDLNHILSMGGGVCQDFAHLTIGLLRLAGIPARYVSGYLAPKVDPGQGRLLGEQASHAWCEVLLPASGWTGLDPTHGCPTTDHHIRVAVGRDYADVPPLRGVYRSAGGKQTMTVALRIEEADDFDPPPFDPGAIQQ